In the genome of Kwoniella shandongensis chromosome 6, complete sequence, one region contains:
- a CDS encoding ribonuclease P protein component gives MDYGQCIYLFSLKSEVLSDLHLRPPVFASELSTLLFIHPLHVQVSLSSQLRRRTTIMALRALISYKQISSGELQLRALINDDAKCSIRALKRPFSVTTVRTFCSTCQLLNAPPFPKNGEPSKPSSRSRTIMDPSLARRSELKRKDVSAGPLEGSTNRGATEKGRPFVKSGRMAFLQGYGGKSPTSTKDYLPSVQDLARANDAEGEVTHLSIGGANRRTTQPGTRLSNRTSMRYGNTAIDVKGTRSEEVMSSPTVMMQGRDQLQQQQHQRQQVAERKTKFIGIDLESSLSKIFLTKLPLYRSPLFNLRAFPSHLLPPRRPPPFPLDFGQHYRKENDCVQLAVIGSKSQVSKLAVERNRARRRFRAAMEMVVEGEEKGLVVPEYTYIASLTAEIHDAPFQQITDDILTGLRYLKKVQPRRGGGLPEPRYIPRGIVVPAVNVVPM, from the exons ATGGATTATGGACAATGCATCTATCTATTTTCTTTGAAGAGTGAGGTGCTATC tgacctccaccttcgacCTCCAGTTTTCGCTTCTGAACTGTCAACATTATTGTTTATTCATCCTTTACACGTGCAAGTGTCTCTATCAAGTCAGCTACGAAGGAGAACGACCATCATGGCCCTGCGAGCACTGATATCCTACAAGCAGATAAGTTCAGGTGAGCTTCAACTTCGAGCTCTTATCAACGACGATGCTAAGTGTAGTATTCGTGCGCTGAAACGACCATTTTCTGTAACGACAGTCCGAACATTCTGCTCGACATGTCAACTGCTCAATGCTCCCCCTTTCCCCAAAAACGGCGAACCTTCAAAACCTTCGTCTCGATCTAGGACTATTATGGACCCGAGTCTCGCGCGACGGAGCGAGTTGAAACGCAAGGACGTCAGTGCTGGACCTCTAGAGGGTTCCACGAACAGAGGAGCAACAGAGAAGGGTAGACCATTCGTCAAGTCAGGTCGGATGGCTTTCCTCCAGGGCTATGGGGGGAAATCTCCAACGAGCACAAAAGACTATTTACCGTCTGTTCAGGATCTCGCTCGGGCCAATGATGCGGAGGGGGAGGTCACGCATTTGAGTATCGGAGGAGCGAATCGGCGTACTACGCAACCTGGTACCAGGCTCTCCAATCGCACAAGTATGAGATATGGGAACACTGCCATCGATGTCAAGGGAACGAGGAGCGAGGAAGTTATGTCGTCTCCGACCGTGATGATGCAGGGGCGAGACCAGCtgcagcaacagcaacaccaGCGGCAACAGGTAGCTGAGAGAAAG ACCAAATTCATCGGGATAGACCTCGAATCGTCCCTGTCCAAGATATTCCTCACCAAGCTCCCCCTATACCGATCACCACTATTCAACCTCCGCgccttcccctcccatcttctcccaccgcgtcgaccacctcctttccccctcgATTTCGGCCAGCATTacaggaaggagaatgatTGTGTTCAACTTGCCGTGATTGGGAGCAAGAGCCAGGTATCGAAGCTTGCAGTGGAGAGGAAtagagcgagaaggagatttAGGGCtgcgatggagatggtggtTGAGGGCGAGGAGAAAGGGTTGGTCGTTCCTG AATACACATACATCGCTTCTTTGACTGCAGAGATCCACGACGCGCCGTTCCAACAAATCACGGATGATATCCTCACTGGGCTAAGATACCTGAAAAAAGTCCAACCGAgacgtggaggtggtctGCCAGAACCTAGATATATACCTAGGGGTATAGTAGTACCTGCTGTGAACGTTGTACCCATGTAG
- a CDS encoding protein GET1 has product MINLALLIFLVVLFTQIVSWVGKTVLQEVAFAVYSRVFLSGTASKQRQLRKQVLAEKAELGWTSSQDEFAKWAKLRRKLDKGIADLEKINTTLTSSKTSFSVKFNSLLWILMTGSQLFLVWWYRKQPIFWLPQGWVPKPVAWILSFPSAPLGSVSSGAWGAVCKRVLQSVEEIVKAILEPTVVPNGPFPTAPFPAQSQSQPSAKIEPITLEHEKLD; this is encoded by the exons aTGATCAACCTTGCGctgctcatcttcctcgtggTGTTATTCACACAAATCGTATCATGGGTCGGGAAAACAGTCCTCCAGGAAGTG GCATTCGCTGTTTACTCGCGAGTATTCCTCTCTGGTACAGCCTCAAAACAACGTCAACTTCGTAAACAGGTGTTGGCAGAGAAAGCAGAATTGGGATGGACTAGCTCTCAAGATGAATTTGCGAAATGGGCaaagttgagaagaaagTTGGATAAGGGTATAGCagatttggagaagatca ACACCAccctcacctcgtcgaaaACATCCTTCAGTGTCAAATTCAACTCCCTCTTATGGATTCTTATGACCGGCTCCCAACTGTTCCTCGTTTGGTGGTATCGCAAACAACCCATCTTCTGGTTGCCGCAAGGATGGGTCCCGAAACCCGTCGCTTGGATCTTGAGTTTCCCAAGTGCCCCATTAG GCTCAGTGAGCTCGGGTGCCTGGGGCGCAGTCTGCAAGCGAGTCTTACAAagtgtggaagagatcgtcaAGGCCATCTTGGAACCCACTGTCGTACCCA ACGGACCTTTCCCCACTGCGCCTTTCCCAGCTCAGTCACAATCTCAGCCTTCAGCGAAGATCGAACCGATCACTCTGGAACATGAGAAGCTGGATTGA